The Anthonomus grandis grandis unplaced genomic scaffold, icAntGran1.3 ctg00000362.1, whole genome shotgun sequence DNA window cacatctcgtgagagtaggCTTCCGTTAAATAAACACACTCTAAAGATTCTTATGGGTTAGAACTAACGATTTAAACTAAAACATGgctttaaactttaaaaaatacttaaccatttaattaaaaaaaaaaaacaatttaaagtaattaatttagacTACCTGAACAGTCGTATACGCACTAAAAGTAacctttttctcattttttttctttcccaCCGCCTCTCCGCCGCTCTTGATGCTACTCTTAAGATTATTCTTCTCTTTACTTAAAAACGTTAAGTCACTAGTGCTACCCCATTTATTCCCACCCTCTCCCTTACTACTAAAATCTTTCAATTTAGGCGTTAAACCGAACACCCTATTGCCCATActattttcctgatttttcgTAAATCCGGCAACGTTGTACCCAAAACTGATGCGCGGCTGATGTTTTACCGCGTCAACGTTATGCGCGGAATGCGGTTTGGGTCGTAAACCGGTCGCCGTAAGGAACATCGCGTTATTCTGCGTTGCCGGATTGTTGTAGGGATAATCCGTGGCGGTGGTGTCAATATACCGATAAGCCATCGGTTGGAAATTCCTGGTTTCGCTTTTACTGCGCAGATTTTTCTTGAGCATGCGCGGCACGGAGTTGGTCCACGAGTTGTTTTTCTCGTAAATTGGGGTCCTTTGGGGTCTGTTTAGGGTGGCATTTGTAAACGGTTGGGTCCTGCTTGGTTCCGGTTTATTTGATTTCAGTAACGAggtcaagttgaagttttgccCCAGTTTTTTCGGATGCGGTTCGTTTGCCGTACTTTTTACTAGCAAACGGGTCTTTTCAGTTGCGGTGGGGTCTTTTTGGGGGTCCACGCTGACGTTTACTCGCACGAATTGACCACTGAAGATGTCTTCCGGTGGTAGGGGTTGGGTTTGGGGAGGTGGTAAGGGCGCcggtttcttttttcttctgcGTTCCGGACGACGAGGAGCGTCAGAATCTAGAAGAAAGAAGTTTATGGTAGaatcatatatatttaattttttttatattattatatattgagTGTtttcaataacaataataataataataataataataataataacaccggcacacggactattcgcggcacaccAAAgacacagcataaagaaacgtttctttatgctgtgccaAAGATTCTAAGACTTTACTAAGATTTTTTCTACTTACTCAAAAGATCCTCAGCTGAGTTCCATACTTTCCTCAACGTACCCACCACATCCTCCTTGACTAGATTACTCTCCTTACtatctaaatttaatatattttctatagaACTACTTTTAACGATCATCTTCTTCTGCCCCACCTTATTGTTGATCGTGTTAAATTTAACATCGTTTAACAATTTCATGtcgttaataattttactttcgCTCCGTTGCCTCAAGTTAACATCCTTGTTCTTATTAGATTTCGCATCATCGACTTCCGCTTGTTTCTTCGTTAAGGTACCATCGGGAGTGTCTATGGAAATGATACTGGATGGACCGCTAGGGTTATAAGATTGTTTGAAGTTCTGCTTTTTGATTTCAATGTGGGTGACCCCGTTCTGGTCGGTCCTctgaaataaattgtatttggtGGCCACATTTTTACCTAAATTGTACGCTTTTTGATTGGTAACGGCTTTAAGGGTGGTGAAGTTACTGTAGAACGCCCTCAGTTTTTCCAGGTCATCAAATTTAAAGACCAGAGCTTcgttttttataacaaaaattaacacGTCTGGATAAGTGACGTCTGAATAACACACGCAATCGACTAGATCGAAAGTTTCCTTGGGCTTCACGAAACTCTCTTTGatagaatttacatttttcggGGTCAAGGTGTTGGTTTTATCAGTCTCAGTATCACTCTCAGTACCGGAACCGCCGTTCGCACTGTCCGTTTCAGTTGAGGGTTGTTTAAACGATTCATTTTCACTACTGATTAGGGAAATAGTATCGATATCGCTTTCGAACCCTTCGTCGGCTATCGCGATCACCCCTTTAGGCAACACAGGTGATTTGGATAAGTCCTTAGGCTTAGGAGGAATAATCGGTTTAGTAATGGCAGTTGGAGGATCGGATAGTAAGACTAGATCCAATTGGTTGTTTCTTAGATGCAAGTCGTATTCTAGTGGAGGAGTAGTGGGTTGACGTTGGCATTTCTCCACTATGGTGGCCAAGGAGGCCGTCGAAAGTTGCCGGGAGAGTAAGATAGGCATCTTGGCAGATCATgatctgaaatttaaaaaaatatttggttagTTTTTGTGTGAAGAAACTGCTGCACGATTATATTCTAGTCCGATATTGGAATTAAATGTTTgtattcttatagatttttcttCCGTGGAATCCAGTGGTGTAGATATATATTTATGATCAATTTTTGAtcaatagtttctgagttataaccccccaaacttatgtttttttttatggaacaccctatatatttatagttcataatattggccttttttatacctttttaaaagtatataacagtatggacttattttcaaaaatacgcaaaaaaattacaattttccaaatttaaatgatcaaattcataatttaatgggaggccatggctatttataacaagaaacaaaaaaatgacaaataaattgttttttattaaattaacatgtttctttaaattaattggtaacattgatttatgtcttactattTTCAAGCAAgttgaattaatattattatcttttgtattattttatttttgcaaaattggtggataccgttaataaataaataaaataattaaaaaaaatttatgggggtatatacaagatcaagtgtataaaagacaatgcaataatctcatagaacttcaagacgcaattcatttagcatttcaaaatctgagaaggagacaaattatttcGTCTATTTTTGAAGATGGtggtcattttgaacatctcttgtaaaaatgttgttttgttatatagttgttttcttatagtatttattaaatttatatatttgttttttatgttcctttattacaacaaaaaaataagatattgcAATTCCCCATTcgtcgttattaatttgtaacttttttgttgtcTTATCGTTTATTATAGTTATTCATGGCTtactattaaattatacatttaatttagaaaattcttagttatttacgtatttttgaaaataagtccatactaTTACATACAGAGGTCGGCGTAAGTCAGTTAACCAATTTGCATaccaaacaaaaagaaaaaaaaaacgatacagaAAAATCGCACAAATTCGGTAAGGCAAGCACCGttgccataaaaaaaaatttaaaaaaacataagtttgggttataactcaaaaactaataatcaaaaaaatatatatttataccaCTAGattctatagaaaaaaataaaatctatgagaatgagtttttacttttataaaaactgtaaaaataacggagatacgacgggagtcccaaaatgcaaaaaatttcaaaaatgccctgtatcttaaaaaataaaagggctataaaaattttgttaacagaATCTTTAGttttgcgaaaaccgcaactctctatttttaaaaataacggagatatcccgcaaaagtacccaaaataggacaccctgtacaatttAAGCGCTAAATTCTTATCGCTAAACAACTGCCAAGTGTCTCCTATCAAATTTTCTCTTAAGTACGTAGACCGGGGTCCTGGAACACACtgtagttttatttcattattctcAAAATCTATATTTTCGTAGATTTTTGTGAATATAAcactgaaatttaaaacatttattttcgtaATGGAATGTTGTTAGAATCTTAAgctataatttttaagttaatgttaaagttaaatatatatttattcaacgattttttagtaatttttggtgCTATAGTATATTTATCAAACGTATATGGTTAAGGAATATTTATCaaactgtaaaatatacgtatatcatatacgattctgtttaaaaaaaggaaaaaaaatcggcatttaaaaaaagtaacacgggatttacatatctggtttttaaactcgatttctacacctaaaatatttacacaatatttcataaagttcttcagaaaaatcactgtttttcgtctatattatcgaatctaataacgctgtttttatactaaatatttatatataaaattatatgaaaattaaataaacagtgttatgaAATTagatattgaatatatattttctgcaaaaacattattttttatcacaatAACCCTTACCCcgcccacccaccccaaacatttatttattaggaaactcttttgaaaaattaccgtttttcatcgataatatccaatctaatatcactgttttcatattaaatatttattaatatagatatgtagaattatattaaatttaaataaacaaactgtgttattagactagatattaacgacgagaTTCCGATTCATGCgcattattttggaaaataaaaaaatttcaaacaatttcTCACTGGTAAATTGTGTAGGGTGGGTAGGCGGGTAtaggtagggttaatgaaaaactgtttttttgcagaaaataccTGACTGAGAAAAAAAGgctttttcagaaaattataggtgataaaaaagtGTATAGTTTTTATATCTATACTTTTCACACATAACCTCAAGATTTTCGAGTAAAACCTGAAAGGCtccaattttatttctcgaaaacaaGACGTAtcactataaaaaattgtagtagTGCCATTTTTTATCCTAAATAAGTGCCCCAAAAAATccattctttttaataatccatataaataaaattatgttctATTCTACTTTAATAATAGGGTGAATAATAGCTATCTAAACAATCTTATGACTAGCAGTATGAATTGgccctaaaataaatttattaagaatcaTACCACTtataaagagaaaaataaaaaataccccaaaatcaataataaaatattttataatccAATCTATAGCATTCGCCTCACTACTGAGCTACAGATTCGGAAATTTATGCGCTCATTTAGCTAACGTGATATTTAACTCTAGAATTGTTACGTTATTTAGTTAAGATAAGGTCATTTATGTGGGCAATAGAATCAATATACAAGATACGTGGTGTATGTAATTATTGCAGCATATCAAAACCTATTAAAAagggaaataattttttaaggaaatcgaAAAATATGTCAAGTTATTTCTGAGGGAGACAACGTTAatcgtcaaaaaaattaaatgatctcATCTCCCAAACCTGTTTAAATTGGAATAAGGGTCAATTGAACTTAACCTGATTTAAAAGGGCTTTTATTTATTGCCTCTTaggttttgaaaattgatttactCTTTTAGAAGATACTAACCTCTGAAACACCAGTAACTCCAATTTACCCGAATAATTTTAGGTCTTTAatgtgaaattaatttttttttctcatattgaTATTTAACAGCTGCCACCAAAATATACTACATATTTgataaaagttgtttattttagctttattaaactaaaataagcttaaatttaattctagtttaattaaaattgacggtatctttttcatcatttttttaaattgaagtctgtttagtttaaaatcaaactAAACGAAAtcatttttgattaaaaatgtgcataacattgacttttaagcaaaaaaggtactaattaaaaaaaattatctacagACTTCAAGATTTAATGCCGTCTGACttcaagattagggatattaaactggacactgatagcattgtagtcgatgtaataattacgaaaaatattaacttcagctctataagcaagggatcttaagaatcttcttttTACAGCCTCAAGGcgttcaatatgagaatcataataaggggaccaaattacagacgcaTACTCAAGCAAGCAACGTACgaaagagtaataaagtaatttgaaacagtAAGGTGAAAGATGTGcactatttctagtgataaaaccaagactacgcatactcctgttaataatatccaaaatgtgcggtaaaaaagttagcttggtaTCGAAAAtaacacctaaatctttaactgtatcaatTGACTTAAGTTCGGtattgttgattgtgtattgataattaataattttattagaacgaccaaactaaatacatacacacttcttttcattcagttccagactattgctattacaccactcaccaatactatttaaatccaattgaagtagctcagcatcaagatatgactcaatACAGTTttaaatcatcagcaaaagcaagatgttttgaatgaaaaattacatcacttatgaacaagttaaaaaagaccggtccaatatgcgaaccttgaggcacgcctgaagatacttcaataccattagaaatataattacttatcctgACCAACTGTGTGCGACCAGTCAAAAAACTCTGACAAAATTCGACCAAGGCCCATAGCCCCGAACCAGATGTTCATGACaaaccctatcaaaggccttcgagaagtctgtatacACACTATCGACCTGTACAGATCTCTCAAAAGCACCAATCAAATCATATTGGTAAATCAACAggcaattaaatatataatatactttATAATAGTTAGATTAGATACTTTAATTAGTTACTTTTATTAGATCCTTTAagatagttaattttttaatgttgagGAGGCAGGGGCACTTTTTTCagtcataatttttaattcaactaTAAGACTCAAGACTTACAAGACACAATAATTAATTCAGCATATCTACTATTAAATTtgacaagaaaataaaccgcttgagctcaatatcgcttagcaaaatgttattggttttcgttctacagggtgttaaaactaattttttaccaaacatttattgaaatattttgaaattcactggacagattaacctaaGTTAAAAATCTTCTTCCTCAAGACTTTCCTGCAAGACTCCAAttcagtcaatttttaagagagCGCCAATTGAATGATccattattttgtaataaaattttatttacggatgaagccacgttcacaAGGAGAGGTGTTTTTATTTGGCGTAACAATCATATCTATTCGATTAAAAATCCTCATGCTTTCCAAGAAAACCATTTTCAACatgagttttcaataaatatttggtgtgcTATCTTTGGGGATTGTATTGTGAGACCGCTTGAATCGCCAGCTAAGCCTAATGGAGAACGTTATCTAAATTTCTTGAGGAATGTGCTACCCATTCTTCGAAAAAATGTGCCTTTAAATTTAAGACGTGACAGTTGGTATATGCACGATGGAGCACCGGCACATTATTCACTGCAAGTCAGAAATTACTTGGACGAAATTTATCCTTataaatggattggtagaggtaGTGAATATCCGTGGCCTGCGCGtagtcccgatcttaatcccttagatttttatttctagggctacttgaaatcacttgtgtataaaaataaaataaataaccgtcAGGAATTGTGGCAAAAGATTGTGGAAGAAAGAGTCAATACCATCAGGGCCCAAGAAGAATCATTGTTTGGAgtcaggcaaaatttaaataaaagaattagacaATGTGTCCTAGTGGATGgtgaacattttgaacaattattataatcaacaaccttttctatttttatcgttgttaattaaattttagattaagtgttcatacgcaacctaataaaaaaatgcgtttat harbors:
- the LOC126749604 gene encoding uncharacterized protein LOC126749604, encoding MPILLSRQLSTASLATIVEKCQRQPTTPPLEYDLHLRNNQLDLVLLSDPPTAITKPIIPPKPKDLSKSPVLPKGVIAIADEGFESDIDTISLISSENESFKQPSTETDSANGGSGTESDTETDKTNTLTPKNVNSIKESFVKPKETFDLVDCVCYSDVTYPDVLIFVIKNEALVFKFDDLEKLRAFYSNFTTLKAVTNQKAYNLGKNVATKYNLFQRTDQNGVTHIEIKKQNFKQSYNPSGPSSIISIDTPDGTLTKKQAEVDDAKSNKNKDVNLRQRSESKIINDMKLLNDVKFNTINNKVGQKKMIVKSSSIENILNLDSKESNLVKEDVVGTLRKVWNSAEDLLNSDAPRRPERRRKKKPAPLPPPQTQPLPPEDIFSGQFVRVNVSVDPQKDPTATEKTRLLVKSTANEPHPKKLGQNFNLTSLLKSNKPEPSRTQPFTNATLNRPQRTPIYEKNNSWTNSVPRMLKKNLRSKSETRNFQPMAYRYIDTTATDYPYNNPATQNNAMFLTATGLRPKPHSAHNVDAVKHQPRISFGYNVAGFTKNQENSMGNRVFGLTPKLKDFSSKGEGGNKWGSTSDLTFLSKEKNNLKSSIKSGGEAVGKKKNEKKVTFSAYTTVQVV